The Arenicella xantha genome window below encodes:
- a CDS encoding DUF6231 family protein: MTYPNHALFDIETLINEAQPRSILLLGDVSSDLLNCYVEQKALLQQACTLTHFNSAQVDQVISLEERFDVAVAINLFEHIPKQTGVRLLSRLRDVLTPQYCICLPLANSTADNDQSAPTWQLTELFSFALKKVNEYQTEHGQLGLFKYNIDDYKSTPDWLNPNNWANPNMWDKYRW, from the coding sequence ATGACTTATCCCAACCACGCACTGTTTGACATTGAAACGCTCATTAATGAAGCGCAACCACGTTCAATCCTATTGCTGGGCGACGTCAGCTCAGACCTATTGAATTGTTACGTCGAGCAAAAAGCCCTATTACAACAAGCTTGCACACTGACCCACTTTAACAGCGCTCAAGTTGACCAAGTCATTAGCTTAGAGGAACGCTTCGATGTCGCGGTAGCGATTAATTTATTCGAACACATTCCTAAACAGACCGGGGTTCGCCTGCTGTCACGGCTGCGTGATGTGCTGACACCGCAGTACTGCATCTGTCTACCACTAGCCAATAGCACTGCAGATAACGACCAGTCGGCACCGACCTGGCAACTCACTGAGCTGTTTAGTTTTGCATTGAAAAAGGTCAACGAATACCAAACCGAGCATGGCCAATTAGGGTTATTCAAGTACAACATAGACGATTACAAATCGACACCTGACTGGCTAAATCCCAACAATTGGGCCAACCCAAATATGTGGGACAAATACCGTTGGTGA